GGTTGAAGGGGACGAACGCCGGCGCGGCACGACTCGCCGGGCAAAAGGTGCGTTACACCACCTGGTCGTTGCAGCTGATGCGCAGCGGCACGCGGCCGCACGGAAGCTCCGCGAAGCCGGATCCGCTGCTTGCCGGCCTCAGCAATGCCGAGATCGAGTCGCTGGCCGCGTATCTGGCCTCGCTGCCCTGAACTTGGGGCCGCTGGGGCGCGCCTCCACGACCTGGATGTGCTCGTCGATCACCTCGATCAAGGCTGGCTGGGATGCTTCCGGCCGCGGGCGCCGCCCAGCCTGGGCAGCAACATGCCGACCTGCTGGCGGTACGCCTGGTAGCGTTGACCAAACTGTTCGATGAGATCGCGCTCCTCGAACCAGATGCCGATCAGGATGTAGCCGGTAGAGGCCGCGGCGAACAGCAGATGGCCCGCCGTCATTGTCGGCGCGGCCCAGAAGGCCAGGATGAAGCCGAGATAGATCGGGTGCCGCACATGGCGGTAGAACAGCGGCGTGCGAAAGTCTGCGGCCGGCAGCGCGTCCCCGCGCATGTTCGCCCACACCTGCCGCAGGCCGAAGAGCTCGAAGTGGTTGATCAGGAAGGTGCTGATGAGGAGCACGCCCCAGCCCAGCCAGAACACGCCTTGCAAGGCGATGCGCGCAACGGGATCGTCGACCCTCCACAGTACCGGCTCGGCGAT
Above is a window of Variovorax sp. RA8 DNA encoding:
- the mddA gene encoding methanethiol S-methyltransferase; its protein translation is MAILAALYGLVVYLFFLATFAYAIGFVGNLPLLPKTIDSGTSAPLVEALLVNVMLLGLFAVQHSVMARRGFKRWWTRLIPESVERSTFVLAASAALALLLWQWRPIAEPVLWRVDDPVARIALQGVFWLGWGVLLISTFLINHFELFGLRQVWANMRGDALPAADFRTPLFYRHVRHPIYLGFILAFWAAPTMTAGHLLFAAASTGYILIGIWFEERDLIEQFGQRYQAYRQQVGMLLPRLGGARGRKHPSQP